AGGAATTATGCATTCGCGTGGATTCGCGTCTGCCATAAATTTCTGTTCAGGTACCGGTAAATAATCTGGCTCACTCGTTTCTGTTTTCAGGAAGTGTTGTTGGCTCACAGCAGAACGTCGTCGCATTGCGAGCCGATCACGGTGATATTAGCCGAGGTGGAAGCGCCAGAACTGGCGGCCATTCTTGGTTTCGTGTACACCGGAAGCGCGACGGTACCTCGTCTTCGGTTGAACGCTTTTCTGCGCGCTGCCGAGGCTCTCCGCATAAGACTGCCTCCTGTACCGGTCGTGATGACTTGCTCGCGAGCGGATTGTAAACAAGAAGACATCAAAGACGTGAAGATCAACCCGAAGTACCTGCGCTGCGATCAATATCCATGCTGCGACGGTTGGTACCGTCCTGGGAGAAATCAAGATGGAGATTCTACGAGCAAAGAGGAACCGTATCCACCGATCGAGTCCTTGGAAACCGCAAGAGAAATCAGACCGCTTCCTGAATCGATGAACTTCGTTGAATCGAGATACGAAGCTGGAAAATATTGCTCTAGCACGTTCTGGTCCGTTCCACCGCCGCCATTTTCGAATCTCGAACACGAGAAGAACGTCGAACGTTTAGAGAAACGCGAAACGAATCGAACCGTGATACCTGTCGTCGATGGGATCAACTCGACGCAAGCTGTACGTACGGAAATCCTTCGAGTCTGTGATTCGTCCGTCGAACATCGTCAACGGGAATTCTGTTTCTCGAGAACCTTGCACGATAGACAATTAGAACCGTTCGAATCGAGAATGAAGACTGATCAGAATCCTGGAAAAGATTTCGCGATGTACGATCGTTGTTTGGAGCAAGAGAGGGCTCCTGTCATTCGTTCCCGAGTCGAGCGTTGTCAGGACGGGAACACCGTTTCACCAGATCGGATCAGATTCTTCGAAAAGTCGGATCACGGCGAAGATTTGTCGTGTCAGGAAGGTTGTTTGCTTTGGAAATCACCCAGGAGACACGTGGCCAACCGTGTCACTGCTTCGCCATGGAAACAGACCATCAGACCTTATCACTTGCCCAAGTTACAGCCTATCGTTCTTCAACCTGGACTTCCTCTTCGGTGTGCCGACGATGCGAATGTAAGTGTTGTCTAACCGATCAGATTCTCCGTCTTCTTTTCGCGCTATGGATTtcgttcaaattattttattcttttattaaatttcgatCGATCGTACGCGATTCGACGACTCTTTGCGGTTAATTTGCAGTTGCACAAGGCTCGATGAATTTGTCTGAACGATTATCGGTTAGATACAATTACCGATTCTCGTTCTGTACCTTCATATTGTTACATCACCTCTCATACACGGATCTCATGGGATCGAGTTACTAATCTTACCAGTAGCAATCGCTATCCTTTCATACGGAAAGTGACTTGTTTACCATGCCTGTTGATCGCGAATGAAATCTTTCGTGTTCATCCTTCGAGGTTTCTCACCATATGGAAGGCTATAAGACCGTACGAGGGCAACATTATCGAAGAAACAGCTTCgagataataatattaaaacgaGCACGTTGTTCTCTGGTCGTACGATCATCGAACATCTTCTAATCTTTTTCCTTTATTCCGCGTTATACGTTCAAATTTCATACATTCCTCTCTTGGAACAGCCAGTGTAGATCCATCCGCTAATTTTCGAAGATCAAAAGCGAGATTACTAGGTTTTTCTAAACGCATGCTCGACCGTTCCGGTCTAAACCAAAGCTGAAAcctattttaagtaattttttctttcgttcgtgATCTTTCGACGCGTTGAAACTGCACGTAGGACTCGAGTGACTGTCTTTCTTCCCTTCTTTTCACCATCTCCTCGCTTTTGATGATCTCTCTTGGCTCGTTGCATAACGTTCACCCGTCTATAAGTACACGAGATCGTCCTCGTTTCAAACATAAAACACTTATGGAAAGTCCGTAACCGATCGAGCCATTTATGCGTCTTAGACGTTGCCAACATCACGAACGGTTTTTATTTTGATCGATATCAAAACCAGTGGATCGCTCGCGAGACGGTCCTGCTAATCCTTTTTCTTTACTTTCTTCGTCTAATTCGATCCGGCTACTCGCGAACGCGTTACCAAACTCTGTTCAACGATCGAGTCACTATTTCGAATTTACTATTCGTTAACTCGTATCGGCGATATCGCGAACCGTTGAACGAGAGGGAACCGTTCAAAGAGGTCCGACCAACCTCGCGCCGAGCGACTATGAAATATTTCGAATGCACCGTTGAAAGGTTAATTTGCCTTGGGATTCTTATCAGCGTTCTCGGCAGAAAAGAATGTTTATGCCGGATGTAAGTAGAGCACAAATTAAGATTCTTCAGGCTTTCGTGGCCTGAATCTTCCACGGTTAGTACTCTTACGAGGCTTTTCGATCGAAATCGTAAAAAGAATAAACTCGAGCTAAACGTCGCGTCGCGATTTTGCAGCTACCTAACGTTCCGAACTGTTCGATCGAGTAAAGGTATTGTCATTTTTTTCACCAGCTTCCCGATACGCGCGTATCCTGTTCGTTAGATTCTGCGTTTAATTTCTCGCATAGATCGTTATCGTTGGCAGGAACACAGAACCGTTTATCCATATGAATTATAGGCGAACTCTGGTGTTTCTTAAGGAAACAAGAAGAAGAACAGGGTAACCAGGACCCACTTATTCTTCATCGACCTTTCACCAACAAATGAAAGCACGCCGCGCCGAACCGAACCTCGCCGAACCTCGCGCGACCGTTTCTTGATACGCCGCGCCGCCAGCCGTTCATTTTGCTTTCTTCCGTTAAAATATGCAGAAGAATCAGTGCCCGAGTCGTTCGTGTTGCACTTTTGCAACCACTCATTTTAGTTGGATCGGCGTAATACGATGGTGCCAGGTGATAAGATGTACATCCACGACCAGCTGCCTCCTCTTGGTTAGCCCAATGTCATTCTGATTAATGAAACTATCAGTTACATGGCAGTTGTCTTGTTTTCCCCTTCTTTTTCgtcgtctctttcttttttcgttgctcgaattttttcctctcttttcgTTCTTCATACTTTTCGATGCAGCTTTCTTTTTCTGGATTATTTCGGCACACGGTGGACAAACGGCATCACCAGCTGGTGCACGCCAGCTGCGAACTTTGGTTTTACATGTTATTACACGCAATCCGGAGAGGAACGTTTTCTCTTTCGACACGTGCACTGATATGCTCCAGATTTTTTCCAGATTGCTTTACGACCTTGCGCAACGTGGCGCATGTTCTTTTAATGCCGAGACTCCTCTCCCTTTTTTTATACGCTTTTTTCGTTTCGTCGTTTATCTCGGCAGACTGCATCGAACTGCACCTTTCCATGACCAAGTGGGAGAAGCTCGATCGAGCAATTAACGGATCGGATTCGCCGATAGGTTAACGTGATTTTGCCGGCAAGAAGCGATACTTGCCATCACGCGATATTCGACGTGTAACGAATTGCACGAAAAATCGAGGATTTGTTGCCGTTCCGAACGACCGGTTCATTTTAATAGCCGCTGCATCCAAACAGAATCCGCACCGTTTGCTTCTATGATTCTCTTCTCGTTACCCAATTAAACGATAAGTTCAAATATCTTGCAATAACTTTGTTACTTTATCGTCACCGGAGTGACGGGTTCGATTGTACCTTATCGAAATTCTACTTCGTATTATTCATGTATCGTGCGTCTATTTATGATCACGGAAACGATAACTAATTACGCATAAAACAGACTGATGTATACACTGATTGCAAACtagttatcgataatatacgcgaCGAGCATAATGACGTCTAACGACTATATGGATCAATAATTAAACGTTCTGATAATACATCTTCGCTTGCACCGCTTTCTTTCTACTATTTTTCTCCGGTAATTGCACACGATTAAAAGCGTGCTCGAGCATGGCGATGCAGCGTAAAATAGAGCGAAGGAGTATTACACACTGTCGCGTAACGATTCGGTGCTCCTTCGATTCCTCGATAGGAAAATCTTGCTACGCTAATACTGTAACTTTACATTGATCTTATTGTTGCAGGAAGTCGGAGAAAAAGTTGGTCCAACGGAAACGACGCGAGTAACCTCTGGCAGTTTGAATCTACAGCTACCGAAAAATGCAGCATCTAACGATCTCTACTACGACCTCGAAGTTCCTATCGTCCACGAAACCGTGTACAGTAATAATAGCCGAACATTGGAAGATAATTGTTCGGGAACAAAACAGCAGGAGTTTTATTCGGGCGAAATCCCGATGTCGACTACCGCTCGAATCGCTCCGTCGATCAATAACGAAGTCAGAAACAACGAATCTCTTTTACAGCCCGAAAACAACGCGATTCCAACCGCGACGAGGTGCATATCGAGCGTTAACGAGAACCGTGAACCGAACGTCAATCGAAATTATTTCGGACCAGTGCTACAGCATCCGGTTCAGAAGCCGGAAATTTCTCATCCCGTTAGTAGATTGTGCGATACGATCGACTCGAACGATACGAACGATCGTTTCGCGATAGCGGAAACGGAAAAAGAGGCGCGCACCGACGACGATAAGGTTGCCGAGCGTGTGATCCGAAATAGCGACAACAATAACAACGACGCGATCATTGGTAACGATATTTCTCAGCACGGTAGACCCGTTACGATTCAGGAAAATCATCGATGCGACCAGTGTGGCAAGACTTTCGTCACCAGAGCATCCTTGAAGGTATATTGATTTCGATTTTTTTACACGATAAACGGTCCACCCATTCCATATGGGATTCAAACCCGTTAAAAATCACCGAATACAGATCGATACGGTATTTATCGTAGCATTTTTCAAATGTCGTTCAGGTACACATCAGAACGCACTCGGGAGAGAAGCCGTTTCGTTGCGCCGATTGTGGCAAGCAATTTTCTCAGCTGCGAAACTACAAGTATCATAGAAGCGTTCACGAGGGTACCAGAGAATTCGCGGCCACCTGTCCAGAGTGCGGTAAATACTTCAACGATCGTGGCTACCTGAGCTCTCACATGAAGATCCATCGTAATCGGAAAGAATACGGATGCACCGAATGCGGGAAAAGCTTCAATCAACGGGTCGCTTACAATATGCACGTGAGGATACATACCGGCGTGAAACCGCATCAGTGCGAGCAGTGCGGCAAAGCTTTCTCCAGAAAGATGCTGTTGAAACAGCATTTGAGGACCCACTCGGGTGAAAGACCGTATCAGTGTCAAGTCTGCCAGAAGGCTTTCGCTGATCGCTCGAACATGACGTTGCACACGAGACTTCATTCCGGATTGAAACCGTATCAATGTACTTTGTGTTCGAAAGCGTTTACGAAGAAGCATCATCTCAAGACTCATCTCAACTACCACACCGGTACCAAGCCATACTCCTGTCCAAATTGTGCTCTACGATTTTCACAGAGCAGCAACATGAGAACCCATTTCAAAAAGTGTACCGTTAACAATTCAGCCGAAACGATAAGTACACGGATCGAGAGCAATATCGTGGAATCGTCCAAGGATGCGCAGGTAAGGATAATATCGAGGACACCTACGGATACTTTGACACCGCCGAATTCGGATCAAGAATTAAGTATTTTAACGCCTATTTCCAAGATCACCGGAATCGAAGTAACCGGGACGTAGCAGAGGGTTACAGTTGCCAGATTGGCCAGGTACACGTATACAAGTACTATGTATTTATTTCCCGTTGACAGAAGTATCGCTACGCATCGTGCTCTATCGAAAAGGGTTAGAACCGTTGTGTCTTTATCCTAAAATAGCTGTACGATTTCGACGGATAGCACGATCCGTTTCTGTCACGGTGAGATCAATCTTCGCGACAAATGGCAGACTCGACGTCTGTGATGTAATCAACCACGTAACCGCTATGAATCAAGTTTAATAACGGTGAAATTTGCACATTTCGTGTAATTGCCGATCGGAGATTGTGCGACCACTTTTTGCGTCCGATGAGAATGGCCGTCTCTATTTTTTTTCTCGGAATCAAGTTCGATAATGCACGATGATCGGCATGGATAAAATCGATCGAGCATTCGGTCGACGCCGGTGTAATCGACCGATAGAAAGTATTAGATACGTTTGAAAG
This genomic window from Megachile rotundata isolate GNS110a chromosome 14, iyMegRotu1, whole genome shotgun sequence contains:
- the LOC100878539 gene encoding uncharacterized protein LOC100878539 isoform X1; translated protein: MMGEVIRVAGRTPDVGEFLKEAMLSQRFADVALCCPGGQRFLAHRLVLSAASPYLQEVLLAHSRTSSHCEPITVILAEVEAPELAAILGFVYTGSATVPRLRLNAFLRAAEALRIRLPPVPVVMTCSRADCKQEDIKDVKINPKYLRCDQYPCCDGWYRPGRNQDGDSTSKEEPYPPIESLETAREIRPLPESMNFVESRYEAGKYCSSTFWSVPPPPFSNLEHEKNVERLEKRETNRTVIPVVDGINSTQAVRTEILRVCDSSVEHRQREFCFSRTLHDRQLEPFESRMKTDQNPGKDFAMYDRCLEQERAPVIRSRVERCQDGNTVSPDRIRFFEKSDHGEDLSCQEGCLLWKSPRRHVANRVTASPWKQTIRPYHLPKLQPIVLQPGLPLRCADDANEVGEKVGPTETTRVTSGSLNLQLPKNAASNDLYYDLEVPIVHETVYSNNSRTLEDNCSGTKQQEFYSGEIPMSTTARIAPSINNEVRNNESLLQPENNAIPTATRCISSVNENREPNVNRNYFGPVLQHPVQKPEISHPVSRLCDTIDSNDTNDRFAIAETEKEARTDDDKVAERVIRNSDNNNNDAIIGNDISQHGRPVTIQENHRCDQCGKTFVTRASLKVHIRTHSGEKPFRCADCGKQFSQLRNYKYHRSVHEGTREFAATCPECGKYFNDRGYLSSHMKIHRNRKEYGCTECGKSFNQRVAYNMHVRIHTGVKPHQCEQCGKAFSRKMLLKQHLRTHSGERPYQCQVCQKAFADRSNMTLHTRLHSGLKPYQCTLCSKAFTKKHHLKTHLNYHTGTKPYSCPNCALRFSQSSNMRTHFKKCTVNNSAETISTRIESNIVESSKDAQVRIISRTPTDTLTPPNSDQELSILTPISKITGIEVTGT
- the LOC100878539 gene encoding uncharacterized protein LOC100878539 isoform X2 yields the protein MMGEVIRVAGRTPDVGEFLKEAMLSQRFADVALCCPGGQRFLAHRLVLSAASPYLQEVLLAHSRTSSHCEPITVILAEVEAPELAAILGFVYTGSATVPRLRLNAFLRAAEALRIRLPPVPVVMTCSRADCKQEDIKDVKINPKYLRCDQYPCCDGWYRPGRNQDGDSTSKEEPYPPIESLETAREIRPLPESMNFVESRYEAGKYCSSTFWSVPPPPFSNLEHEKNVERLEKRETNRTVIPVVDGINSTQAVRTEILRVCDSSVEHRQREFCFSRTLHDRQLEPFESRMKTDQNPGKDFAMYDRCLEQERAPVIRSRVERCQDGNTVSPDRIRFFEKSDHGEDLSCQEGCLLWKSPRRHVANRVTASPWKQTIRPYHLPKLQPIVLQPGLPLRCADDANEVGEKVGPTETTRVTSGSLNLQLPKNAASNDLYYDLEVPIVHETVYSNNSRTLEDNCSGTKQQEFYSGEIPMSTTARIAPSINNEVRNNESLLQPENNAIPTATRCISSVNENREPNVNRNYFGPVLQHPVQKPEISHPVSRLCDTIDSNDTNDRFAIAETEKEARTDDDKVAERVIRNSDNNNNDAIIGNDISQHGRPVTIQENHRCDQCGKTFVTRASLKVHIRTHSGEKPFRCADCGKQFSQLRNYKYHRSVHEGTREFAATCPECGKYFNDRGYLSSHMKIHRNRKEYGCTECGKSFNQRVAYNMHVRIHTGVKPHQCEQCGKAFSRKMLLKQHLRTHSGERPYQCQVCQKAFADRSNMTLHTRLHSGLKPYQCTLCSKAFTKKHHLKTHLNYHTGTKPYSCPNCALRFSQSSNMRTHFKKCTVNNSAETISTRIESNIVESSKDAQITGIEVTGT
- the LOC100878539 gene encoding uncharacterized protein LOC100878539 isoform X3, which codes for MTCSRADCKQEDIKDVKINPKYLRCDQYPCCDGWYRPGRNQDGDSTSKEEPYPPIESLETAREIRPLPESMNFVESRYEAGKYCSSTFWSVPPPPFSNLEHEKNVERLEKRETNRTVIPVVDGINSTQAVRTEILRVCDSSVEHRQREFCFSRTLHDRQLEPFESRMKTDQNPGKDFAMYDRCLEQERAPVIRSRVERCQDGNTVSPDRIRFFEKSDHGEDLSCQEGCLLWKSPRRHVANRVTASPWKQTIRPYHLPKLQPIVLQPGLPLRCADDANEVGEKVGPTETTRVTSGSLNLQLPKNAASNDLYYDLEVPIVHETVYSNNSRTLEDNCSGTKQQEFYSGEIPMSTTARIAPSINNEVRNNESLLQPENNAIPTATRCISSVNENREPNVNRNYFGPVLQHPVQKPEISHPVSRLCDTIDSNDTNDRFAIAETEKEARTDDDKVAERVIRNSDNNNNDAIIGNDISQHGRPVTIQENHRCDQCGKTFVTRASLKVHIRTHSGEKPFRCADCGKQFSQLRNYKYHRSVHEGTREFAATCPECGKYFNDRGYLSSHMKIHRNRKEYGCTECGKSFNQRVAYNMHVRIHTGVKPHQCEQCGKAFSRKMLLKQHLRTHSGERPYQCQVCQKAFADRSNMTLHTRLHSGLKPYQCTLCSKAFTKKHHLKTHLNYHTGTKPYSCPNCALRFSQSSNMRTHFKKCTVNNSAETISTRIESNIVESSKDAQVRIISRTPTDTLTPPNSDQELSILTPISKITGIEVTGT